The following proteins are encoded in a genomic region of Anaerolineae bacterium:
- the mreD gene encoding rod shape-determining protein MreD has translation MIEPRDSRWRHAVAGVLVLGSLAFLQGSGALRLGEARIGPDLVLCAVLSWAFLNGAGAGAVWGFVGGLILDGLSAGPFGVGCFALTLVGTLAGLGRFGLYADDVVWVTAVGALGSMAFYAIMLLAGRVEGASVPFVPALVRVVLPAVLLDIVCVLAWVSVLRRSHRRLAGRYQV, from the coding sequence GTGATTGAGCCGCGAGACTCCCGTTGGCGTCACGCGGTGGCGGGCGTCTTGGTTCTCGGGTCGCTTGCCTTTCTGCAGGGCTCGGGGGCGCTTCGCCTGGGCGAGGCGAGAATCGGGCCGGATCTGGTGCTCTGCGCCGTTCTCTCGTGGGCCTTTCTGAACGGAGCCGGGGCCGGGGCGGTTTGGGGCTTCGTCGGTGGCCTGATCTTGGACGGACTGAGCGCCGGTCCCTTTGGAGTGGGGTGCTTCGCGCTCACATTGGTGGGGACGCTGGCGGGGTTGGGTCGCTTCGGGCTCTACGCGGACGATGTGGTGTGGGTGACGGCAGTCGGCGCCCTGGGCAGCATGGCATTCTACGCCATCATGCTGCTGGCCGGCCGAGTGGAGGGCGCCTCAGTGCCGTTCGTTCCGGCCCTGGTGCGGGTGGTGTTACCGGCGGTTCTCTTGGACATAGTCTGCGTACTGGCATGGGTGTCTGTCCTCCGCAGAAGCCATCGCCGCTTGGCTGGACGGTATCAGGTCTAG
- the mreC gene encoding rod shape-determining protein MreC → MRKRDLFPILLLATAVALLVSDQIEGVNAVSSWVADLSSRGQSAVSSLVRNVGNARVFFQDLEQLRQENELLKRRAEELTVQLVALQEVVAENELLRTELGFVRSQRSLRVMGANVEARVAGREPGNLIRALLISTGADGGLLPDMPVITGRGLVGRVVEVAGHSAQVLLINDARSAVAALVQRTRASGIVKGQLDGSIVMEGIDCDADVQVGDVVLTSGLGDVFPKGIVIGQVSEVIRSDTAMFQKAVISPSVDLSDLEVVVVILEHEPGVPVETAGD, encoded by the coding sequence GTGAGGAAGCGCGACCTGTTCCCCATCCTCCTGTTGGCGACGGCGGTGGCTCTCCTGGTGAGCGATCAGATAGAAGGAGTGAACGCCGTCAGCAGCTGGGTCGCTGACCTGTCCAGCCGGGGGCAATCGGCCGTCTCGAGCCTGGTTCGGAATGTAGGCAACGCCCGCGTGTTCTTTCAGGATCTTGAGCAGCTGCGGCAAGAGAACGAACTGCTGAAGCGTCGGGCGGAGGAGCTGACCGTGCAGCTGGTGGCTCTGCAAGAAGTAGTGGCGGAGAATGAGCTGCTGCGCACGGAGCTGGGGTTCGTTCGCTCCCAGAGGTCGCTGCGGGTAATGGGGGCGAACGTGGAAGCCAGAGTAGCTGGTAGGGAGCCGGGTAACCTGATCCGGGCTCTCCTGATCTCCACCGGCGCGGATGGGGGCTTGCTGCCTGACATGCCAGTGATAACGGGCCGGGGACTGGTGGGCCGAGTGGTCGAGGTGGCAGGGCATTCGGCGCAGGTGCTGCTCATCAACGACGCCCGTAGCGCTGTAGCGGCCCTGGTCCAACGCACCCGAGCTTCGGGGATCGTCAAGGGACAGCTTGACGGCAGCATCGTCATGGAGGGCATTGATTGCGATGCGGACGTGCAGGTCGGGGACGTGGTGCTCACTTCGGGGCTGGGAGACGTGTTCCCGAAGGGCATCGTGATCGGGCAAGTGAGCGAGGTGATACGAAGCGACACCGCCATGTTCCAGAAGGCTGTCATTTCGCCATCGGTGGACCTCAGCGACCTCGAGGTGGTGGTGGTCATCCTCGAACACGAGCCCGGGGTGCCGGTAGAGACGGCAGGTGATTGA